Proteins encoded within one genomic window of Panicum virgatum strain AP13 chromosome 1N, P.virgatum_v5, whole genome shotgun sequence:
- the LOC120654374 gene encoding putative pentatricopeptide repeat-containing protein At1g68930, which yields MSRPLCNHYAALLTSAAGRSGAHVAGAVHCLILRTLPHPPPVRLLNHLLTAYGKAGRHARALGLFDAMPHPNLFTYNALLTTLAHARLLDDMEALFASMPERDVVSHNALIAGFSGACSHARAAGAYRALLREDTGIRPSRITMSAVVMAASALGGRALGRQFHCQILRLGFGAYAFVGSPLVDMYAKMGLIGDAKRVFDELEGNNVVMYNTMITGLLRCKMVQEARRLFEVMTDRDSITWTTMVTGLTQNGLESEALELFRRMRVQGIAIDQYTFGSTLTACGALAALEQGKQIHTYTIRTCYDDNVFVGSALVDMYSKCRSIRLAETVFRRMTFRNIISWTAMIVGYGQNGCSEEAVRAFSEMQRDGIDPDDFTLGSIMSSCANLASLEEGAQFHCLALVSGLMPYITVSNALVTLYGKCGSIEDAHRLFDEMTFHDQVSWTALVSGYAQFGKAKESIDLFEKMLSKGVKPDGVTFIGVLSACSRAGFVEKGRSYFYSMQKDHGIVPIDDHYTCMIDLYSRSGRLKEAEEFIKQMPMRPDAIGWGTLLSACRLRGDMEIGKWAAENLLEIDPLNPASYVLLCSMHAAKGQWNGVAHLRRGMRDRQVKKEPGCSWIKYKNKVHIFSADDQSHPFSKGIYEKLAWLNSKMVEEGYKPDVSSVLHDVADADKVHMLSHHSEKLAIAFGLMFVPQEMPIRIVKNLRVCVDCHNATKFISKITGRDILVRDAVRFHKFSNGLCSGGDFW from the coding sequence ATGAGCCGCCCGCTCTGCAACCACTACGCCGCTCTcctcacctccgccgccggacgCAGCGGGGCGCACGTCGCCGGCGCAGTGCACTGCCTCATCCTCAGGACGCTGCCGCACCCGCCTCCCGTCCGCCTCCTCAACCACCTGCTCACCGCCTATGGCAAGGCCGGccgccacgcgcgcgcgctcggccTGTTCGACGCAATGCCCCACCCCAACCTCTTCACCTACAACGCGCTCCTCACCACGCTCGCCCACGCCAGGCTCCTCGACGACATGGAGGCGCTCTTCGCGTCCATGCCGGAGCGCGATGTCGTCTCCCACAACGCGCTCATCGCCGGCTTCTCCGGCGCCTGCTCGCACGCGCGGGCGGCTGGGGCGtaccgcgcgttgctgcgggaggACACCGGCATCAGGCCTAGCAGGATCACGATGTCGGCCGTGGTCATGGCGGCGTCGGCCTTGGGCGGCCGCGCCCTCGGTAGGCAGTTCCATTGCCAGATCCTGCGGCTTGGCTTCGGGGCGTACGCTTTTGTCGGGAGCCCGCTGGTAGATATGTATGCCAAGATGGGCCTCATCGGGGATGCCAAGCGGGTCTTCGATGAACTGGAGGGCAACAACGTCGTGATGTACAACACGATGATCACTGGGCTGCTCCGGTGCAAGATGGTTCAAGAGGCGAGGCGGTTGTTCGAGGTGATGACCGACAGGGATTCCATTACTTGGACCACCATGGTTACGGGGTTGACGCAGAATGGGTTGGAGTCTGAGGCTCTGGAACTTTTCAGGAGGATGAGGGTACAGGGCATCGCCATTGATCAGTACACCTTCGGAAGCACCCTTACGGCCTGTGGCGCCCTTGCAGCCTTGGAGCAGGGGAAACAGATCCATACCTACACAATCAGAACTTGTTACGATGATAATGTCTTTGTTGGGAGCGCGCTTGTTGACATGTACTCAAAATGCAGGAGCATCAGACTGGCAGAAACTGTGTTCAGGAGGATGACGTTCAGAAACATCATCTCATGGACTGCGATGATTGTTGGATACGGACAGAATGGATGCAGCGAGGAGGCTGTGAGGGCCTTCTCGGAGATGCAAAGGGACGGCATCGATCCTGATGATTTCACCCTTGGAAGCATAATGAGTTCTTGCGCTAACCTAGCAAGCCTGGAGGAAGGTGCTCAGTTCCACTGCCTAGCTCTTGTTTCAGGGTTGATGCCGTATATCACAGTGTCCAATGCACTAGTTACCTTGTACGGCAAGTGCGGCAGCATCGAGGATGCGCACAGACTGTTTGATGAGATGACGTTTCACGATCAGGTATCCTGGACAGCCCTTGTCTCTGGGTATGCTCAATTTGGGAAGGCAAAAGAATCTATTGATTTGTTTGAGAAGATGTTATCTAAGGGTGTGAAGCCTGATGGGGTAACATTTATTGGTGTCCTTTCTGCCTGTAGCCGTGCTGGTTTCGTAGAGAAAGGCCGCAGCTACTTTTATTCCATGCAGAAGGACCATGGTATTGTGCCCATAGATGATCACTACACCTGTATGATTGACTTGTATAGCAGATCTGGGAGGTTAAAAGAAGCTGAGGAGTTCATAAAGCAAATGCCGATGCGCCCTGATGCAATTGGATGGGGCACATTGCTGAGCGCTTGCAGGTTGCGTGGTGACATGGAAATCGGCAAATGGGCTGCTGAGAACCTCTTAGAGATCGATCCCCTGAACCCGGCTAGCTATGTGTTGCTGTGCAGCATGCATGCTGCTAAAGGTCAATGGAATGGGGTTGCCCACCTAAGGCGTGGAATGAGGGACAGGCAAGTGAAGAAGGAGCCGGGCTGTAGCTGGATCAAGTATAAGAATAAAGTTCACATTTTTTCAGCTGATGACCAGTCTCATCCCTTCTCCAAGGGGATTTATGAAAAGCTTGCGTGGCTCAACTCCAAGATGGTTGAAGAAGGATACAAACCTGATGTCAGTTCAGTGCTGCATGATGTGGCAGATGCTGACAAGGTTCACATGCTCAGCCATCACAGCGAGAAGCTTGCAATTGCCTTTGGATTGATGTTTGTTCCACAGGAAATGCCAATTCGTATCGTCAAGAATCTACGGGTTTGTGTAGATTGTCACAATGCTACCAAGTTCATATCTAAGATAACTGGCCGTGATATTCTTGTGAGGGATGCTGTCAGATTCCACAAGTTCAGCAATGGTCTATGCTCTGGTGGAGACTTCTGGTGA